A genomic region of Phenylobacterium parvum contains the following coding sequences:
- a CDS encoding TlpA family protein disulfide reductase encodes MSQEKEAGSPRLGVLRIALWCAALVGVAGVLYIIAQASITPRAKGGLTDLTRGEMSRLILPAEAAPAPVTSFLDAEGKPVRIGDFRGKVVVVNLWATWCAPCVLEMPTLARLAEAQKGRDVVVLAISIDREKDADKARAFIGKNAPLAFYHDPKSSLPFSLKPPTAAMPTTLIFGRDGVERARMLGEADWAGKDAAAVLDRLVDEK; translated from the coding sequence ATGAGCCAGGAAAAGGAAGCGGGATCTCCCAGGCTGGGCGTCCTGAGGATCGCCCTCTGGTGCGCCGCCCTGGTCGGCGTCGCCGGGGTTCTCTACATCATCGCCCAGGCTTCCATAACCCCCCGGGCGAAGGGGGGGCTCACGGACCTCACCCGGGGCGAGATGTCCCGCCTGATCCTGCCCGCCGAGGCCGCGCCGGCGCCGGTGACCAGCTTCCTCGACGCCGAGGGCAAGCCCGTCCGCATCGGCGACTTCCGCGGCAAGGTGGTGGTGGTGAACCTCTGGGCGACCTGGTGCGCCCCCTGCGTGCTCGAAATGCCCACCCTGGCCAGGCTGGCCGAGGCCCAGAAGGGGCGGGACGTCGTGGTCCTGGCCATCTCCATTGACCGGGAGAAGGACGCCGACAAGGCCCGGGCCTTTATCGGCAAGAATGCGCCCCTCGCCTTCTACCACGACCCCAAGTCGAGCCTGCCCTTCTCGCTCAAGCCGCCGACGGCGGCCATGCCCACCACCCTGATTTTCGGTCGCGACGGCGTGGAGCGGGCGCGCATGCTGGGTGAGGCCGACTGGGCCGGGAAGGACGCGGCGGCCGTGCTCGACCGCCTGGTCGACGAGAAGTAG
- a CDS encoding acetyl-CoA acetyltransferase, which translates to MTSQDDRTPVLIGVGQAAERPTDADYRALSPADLAGEAARAALADAQASGDLAGALDVIVAIRQFEISSPGAKPPFGASNNFPRSVARRIGADPARAILEITGGQGPQRLVGEFCEAIVRGEAEAVLLVGSEAMSTVLTLNAKGETPDWSETVEGAVEDRGYGLEGMFTPSILKHRITGAIPAYALFENARRARLGLDRPTYARKMGELFAPFTRVAAANPYSASPVEKTAEELVTVSDKNRIVADPFTRMLVARDQVNQAAAVILTSVGKARALGVPEDRFVYLHGQGDANELTIMERPDLSASPSAIAAGRKALELAGKTVDDMAVFDFYSCFPIAVFNMIDGLGIAADDPRGLTLTGGLPYFGGAGNNYSMHAIAEVVPALRQRPGAFGFIGANGGMLSKYSAGVYSTTPADWSRPEARRAKIPYDPVPGLEVDTATGEATVETYTTTTTRSGPAIVVIARLPDGRRAAANQASEAAFAELAAREPIGRRVRLETDAEGFNRFTFID; encoded by the coding sequence ATGACTTCGCAGGATGACCGCACGCCGGTGCTCATCGGGGTGGGACAGGCCGCCGAGCGACCGACCGACGCCGACTACCGGGCCCTCTCTCCCGCCGACCTGGCCGGCGAGGCGGCCCGGGCCGCCCTGGCCGACGCCCAGGCCTCGGGCGACCTGGCCGGGGCCCTGGACGTCATCGTCGCCATCCGCCAGTTCGAGATCTCCTCGCCCGGCGCCAAGCCGCCTTTCGGCGCCTCCAACAATTTCCCCCGCTCAGTGGCCAGGCGCATCGGCGCCGACCCGGCCCGCGCCATCCTTGAGATCACCGGCGGACAGGGGCCCCAGCGCCTTGTTGGCGAGTTCTGCGAGGCCATCGTCCGCGGCGAGGCCGAGGCGGTCCTGCTGGTCGGTTCCGAGGCCATGTCCACCGTCCTGACCCTGAATGCGAAGGGCGAGACCCCGGACTGGTCCGAGACCGTAGAGGGCGCGGTGGAGGACCGCGGCTACGGGCTGGAGGGCATGTTCACGCCCTCGATCCTGAAGCACCGGATCACCGGCGCCATCCCCGCCTACGCCCTGTTCGAGAACGCCCGCCGCGCCCGCCTGGGCCTCGACCGGCCGACCTACGCCCGGAAGATGGGCGAGCTCTTCGCCCCCTTTACCCGGGTGGCCGCCGCCAACCCCTATTCCGCCTCTCCGGTGGAGAAGACCGCCGAGGAGCTAGTCACGGTCAGCGACAAGAACCGCATCGTCGCCGATCCCTTCACCCGCATGCTGGTGGCCCGGGACCAGGTGAACCAGGCCGCCGCCGTCATCCTGACCTCGGTGGGCAAGGCCCGCGCCCTCGGGGTGCCCGAGGACCGCTTCGTCTACCTGCACGGCCAGGGCGACGCCAACGAGCTGACCATCATGGAGCGGCCGGACCTGTCGGCCAGCCCCTCCGCCATCGCCGCCGGCCGCAAGGCCCTTGAGCTGGCGGGCAAGACCGTCGACGACATGGCGGTCTTCGACTTCTACTCCTGCTTCCCCATCGCCGTGTTCAACATGATCGACGGGCTGGGCATCGCCGCGGACGATCCGCGCGGCCTGACCCTGACCGGCGGCCTGCCCTATTTCGGCGGGGCGGGGAACAACTACTCCATGCACGCCATCGCCGAGGTCGTCCCGGCCCTGCGCCAGCGGCCGGGGGCGTTCGGTTTCATCGGCGCCAATGGCGGCATGCTCTCCAAGTACTCCGCCGGGGTCTATTCCACGACGCCCGCCGACTGGAGCCGGCCTGAGGCCCGCAGGGCCAAGATCCCCTACGACCCGGTCCCCGGGCTGGAGGTCGACACGGCGACGGGCGAGGCGACGGTGGAGACCTACACCACCACCACGACCCGCTCGGGGCCCGCCATCGTGGTCATCGCCCGCCTGCCGGACGGCCGCCGCGCCGCCGCC